CGCTCCTCGTCGAGTTCGTCCCCCCGGTCGCGGAAGATGTGGTTCAGGATGAGCGCGTAGACAAGAAGCGGGTCCCGGTTCCCGGCCAGTTCCTTCAAGCTGTCGATCAGCGCGGTCTTCGAGGCGGGGTCGGCCGCAAGGGCGGACCACTGCGCATCGAACCACTGGCTCAATAGCGACGCCTCTTCGGGTGTCTCGGACGCCTGGATCAAGTTCATCGGGTTGCCCGGCGTCAGCCCGAGACCGTCCGTACTGAAGGCCAGCGAACCGAGGAGGGCCTGTACGGGGCGGCCGTCTGAATTCCGGATGACGAACGCGCTTTGCGGGATCGGACCCAAGGCGCGGCGGACTTCCACCTTGTTTTCGATCCACTGGAGCAGACGCTTTGCCAGCCAGCGCGATTGCAGGCGGTTGCGTGCGGGGCGGTCGGCGGCCGTGCCCAGGATTGCAACGTCGGAACCGTTCGGAGGCAATACGAGGCGGCACCCTTCCAGCTCCCGCGCCTCGCGGTTGATCTCCGCGAAGGCAAAGAGCGACAAGGCGGGCGTGAGCACGTCGAGTCGATAACCGCGCCCGATCCCTGGACGGATCATGTCGATGACGCGGTCGGTGCCTGTGTTGCGTACAAGTCTCACGGTTGGTTCACGCCATTGTTCTTGTTGTGCCTAACGCCCCGGTTCAGCGGCGGGCCGCGCAGCGGACCGTCCGCTGCAACCGGTTGTTAGCTGCTCCTATTTCATCTTGGAGGTTACGTCGAGAACCGGCTGTTTTCCCGCCGTCGAGATCTTGATGACGCCCTTCGCGTCGAGATTGAGCGCGTTCATGTCGACGCTTCTGACCGTCTGGTCCTCGTAGGATTTCCAATAGAATTTGAGCGCCTGCGGATCGCGTGCCACGGTCAGCATGGTGTAGTCCGTGTGAACCTGGTCCGCGTGCACCTCACGGGCAACGCCCACCGGAATGTCGAAGTTGTTCAGGATGTGGAAAACCTGGAAGATGCCGCGCTCGGGATTCTTCTCAGGAATCGCCGTTGCGCTGTACACCGCGGCACGAACAAACCGTGCAGGCGGGGTGAAGTCGCCGGGCAAGCCCAGCATGCCCGAGCCCTGTCCAAGTTGCTTGAAGGTTTCACCCGCAACCGTGACCGGCGGGATGTTGCGCGGGTTGAGGGCAATGTAATTCCGCAGGTTGGTCATGTGCCAATCGAAGGTCGGTGAATTGGACATCACGCCGAGGGGATTATCATGAATCTTCAGCGTGCCGCTCACCGGCTCGATGACGATGCTGGCGCCGGTCTTGTCGTAGACGACATAGTGAAAAGGTTGCGGCTCGGGCGGCCAGCCGGGAAGGACGGTCGGTGCGACAGCGACCTTGCCCGCCTCGACTACAGCGCGCACCTCAGCGACCGTGGCGAAGCTCGTGAGCAGCCAGTTCGGGAAGTCCGACATCGACATCGACTTCGCCCGATTCTCCGGCGTGGTTTTGGTGTACTCGGCAAACGTTGGGAAATAGAAAGCACCCACCGCCAGCCCCTTCTCGTTCATCCCGTCCAGGATCGCCAGGTTGTCGAAAGCGATGACACCAAGCGCGGCGTATTTTGCCTTCCACGCCATGCCGTCGCCGAGGGGCGTCTGGCCGGTGAAGGCGTATCCGCGCGGCACCAGCACCACATCAGTTTCGATAAAGATTCCGAACTCGACGGTCCGGCCGTGCACAACGCTGCCGTCGGCGGTCCTCAGCATGATGCCAGTGCAGGCATTTGCCGATGGGCCTGATACAAAGAGGAAGGCAACAGTGGTCAGTGCGGTTACAAAGCGTTTCATGATTGATTCTCCTTTCATCACATGGGTTGGTGTGGCAGCTAACGCTGCCGTTCACCTGCGGCGGCCCGAGCGACCGAAGGGAGCGAGGGCCGGCGTCAGGTGGAACGGCTTGTTAGCCAGGGCCGCCTCCGAGAAGACTGCCGACATGGTATCCGGCATCGGTTACGAAAAAGACCTCGCCCTTCCCGGTGCGATCCTCGCTGAGTCCCAGGCCGTGCAGCTCATCGACAGCGCCACGCCATCGTGCCGCAGATCGGGCGCTGCCGGGTTCCACGAAGTCCCGGCCATTCGTCTGAACATGCGCACCGTCCATCGTAGTCAGCCGCATGATGGCGCCATTCGCATCCTGCAAGGCCTCTAAGAGCAGGTCGCGCGCGGCCTCCGAAAGCTCAGGCATCCGTGCTGCGGGTGGAGGGCGATCAAGTTCACCGGTTGGGTCGCCGCCCCCGAAGCTTGCTATCACCTGCTGCGCAAGGTGTCGGGCGAAGAGGGTGCGGAATGTCGTCAGATCGTCATACTCCTCAACGAGGCCACGAGAGCGCAGATCAGCCTTGAAAGCCCGGAGTTTCTCGTACTGCTGCTCGTCCACGCTATCCAGTCGGACAGGCACCGCCGAAAAATAGATCATCGCCGGCTTGCCAGAAGCCAGGTGTTCGTTGATCTCTTCGACTGTTCCGCTATCCGCCACGCCCGTCGGGCTGCCGAGTCGCGCCCAGAAGACCGCCACAAGCAGGTCGCAGGTCCGCAACAACTGCTTGTTGATGATCGCTTGGGGCCGATCGCCCATAGCCGGCGTCGCGTGCGTTTCCCAGCCGATCGGCATGAGAACAGTCTTCCGATCCTCGGCATGAACCGCGTTCCATTCTTGGACGACGTCGCGTATGATCTGACGTTCCTTGGCCACATCGCTGGGGGATGCGATCATGACTTTTACGACCCGAGCGGTGTAGCTCATATCCTGTCCTCGCTTCGCTGGCTAACGCGCCGGTGAGCGGCGCGGCCGCCCGACCGGGCACCACCACGAGCCGTTCCCCGCGCCCGCTCCACTGGCGGGTTCGACGCCACGGAGCTGTTCACTCAGCGACCCCCTGCCGTCACGCGACGCGCGGCACTGGCCCGTTGCCACGTGGCCGTCGGACCGCACGCTGCGCCGACGATCTGCCTGGCGACGCCGCCCGGCATCAGATCCGTGTTCTTCGCTACCCACGGCGGGCTAGGGATCGCAACGGGTCACCCCGATGCTGCGCCACCTCGATCGCCGAGCCTTGTCTCGGCCGGGTCGATCTGCCTCTCCTCGATGCCACCGGTCGTCCGATGTCTTCAATGCCGCCACACCGTCGCTGCCCTCGGGCGCGAGACTCGATCGCCGTGCGGCGAAC
The Candidatus Nitrospira nitrificans DNA segment above includes these coding regions:
- a CDS encoding linear amide C-N hydrolase, whose amino-acid sequence is MKRFVTALTTVAFLFVSGPSANACTGIMLRTADGSVVHGRTVEFGIFIETDVVLVPRGYAFTGQTPLGDGMAWKAKYAALGVIAFDNLAILDGMNEKGLAVGAFYFPTFAEYTKTTPENRAKSMSMSDFPNWLLTSFATVAEVRAVVEAGKVAVAPTVLPGWPPEPQPFHYVVYDKTGASIVIEPVSGTLKIHDNPLGVMSNSPTFDWHMTNLRNYIALNPRNIPPVTVAGETFKQLGQGSGMLGLPGDFTPPARFVRAAVYSATAIPEKNPERGIFQVFHILNNFDIPVGVAREVHADQVHTDYTMLTVARDPQALKFYWKSYEDQTVRSVDMNALNLDAKGVIKISTAGKQPVLDVTSKMK
- a CDS encoding DUF4062 domain-containing protein, encoding MSYTARVVKVMIASPSDVAKERQIIRDVVQEWNAVHAEDRKTVLMPIGWETHATPAMGDRPQAIINKQLLRTCDLLVAVFWARLGSPTGVADSGTVEEINEHLASGKPAMIYFSAVPVRLDSVDEQQYEKLRAFKADLRSRGLVEEYDDLTTFRTLFARHLAQQVIASFGGGDPTGELDRPPPAARMPELSEAARDLLLEALQDANGAIMRLTTMDGAHVQTNGRDFVEPGSARSAARWRGAVDELHGLGLSEDRTGKGEVFFVTDAGYHVGSLLGGGPG